The region TACCTGTTCCAAGGCTGGACTGGACGCACGCCAGCAGAACTTTCGGTGCTGGTTCATGAAGTCGTCCATCACCTTCAATCTGCTGCAAATCTAAGATTCGCGTGTCCCGCGGAGCGAGAGCGCGTTGCCTATCGCGCCCAAGGCGAATGGCTCACGCTATTTGACGAGACGCTCGAAAGTGCGTTCAATATCGATGCGGCGAAGATCCTCGTGAGCACAGTATGCACCTACTGACCTTGTAAACTGTCTTCGTCGAAACGCGATGATCGTTTAACGTCACCCAGAACCCGACATGCCCCCTTCTCGCTTTATGCGAAAATATCCCTTACCGTTGGTCGTCGATACGCTAACCGCGCGCTTTTCAGCAAATCTGCTGGCGTCAGGATATTCTGCGTTCCGCGCCTGAAACGGTTATCGTGGTGGTCGAGGATCATGTTGTTCTCGTCGTCAGTGAATGCTTCATCTGAATCCATCGCTTCTATTAGCATGCCGCTTTAGTTTGAAGACATCTTGCCATAGCGCCGTTCAGTAATTTTGCTCATCGTCGTGGCGGAGGTTCATTTACCACGCTTGGCGCATTGTTTACGTGCGAAAGTTGCGTGCGCCCAGAATGTTGCGAGCAAGGCGGTTCAGCGGCATCTGATGCTCGCGAGAAGGGAACCTTCAATGGTCTGCTGGTCTCCAATGGTTCGATGCTCTTCGCGTCGCTTGGGCGAAGTTCAAGGTCGTTGACAGCGAGAAACGCACCATACTGCAGCAGAAAGCCTAGCGTATTCAGTTCTCAAATCCACGCTTGGAATACGTCCTGAAAGTTTTCCGTTCTCGGAAACTACATCGCGCAATACCTGCTGCTGTTCGGCCCACATATCTTTAGCGTCCTGCTCCGAGGTTTTCTTCTCTAGATCGAGATGCTTGAAACGAAGAGATGTGAGAGCTCCGGCCCAGAGACCGCTGACATAGGCAAACTCGACCATTGCACGATCTCTCCGTTCGACCAAGATTGTACAGGGAACCGCCTCTACTATCCGCCACGCATCGTCGTGTGAGAGCTAGACTCTAGGTCCCTTGCGAGTTTGGTTCGCCGTCGCGCTTCGAGATAAGGCAAAGTAGTCTGGGGTGTCTGCACCAGGTCCCCGTTCTCGCTTTGCCCACGGAGCCATTTGAAGAACAGGTTCGGGTGCGCGGCCCTATGGCGTAAAGTTGAATTGCTGAGGCCGCCCTGCTCTTTCGGTAGGTTGGCGAGCCGCAGCAGGCGATCGCAATGAGTCCCAACGAGTTTAGGGGTTACCTTGTCGAAAGCAATTCCATTCGAAAACGCTTAGAAATCTCGAACGCTGACAAAATTTCTGTTGGTGAATGCAGAACCGCGATAGACGAGGTTCAGATGAACCTCCTCGCAGAGCCTGCGTTCAGAACGGATACCAAGGCAATATCCAATGAACAGCATTCGAATCAGCAGCTCTGGATCGATTGAGGGACGCCCGGTGTGGCTGTAAGATTCTGCAAGATTTGGACGGATGCCACTTCGATCCACAAACCGGTCAATCGACCGCAGCAAGTGGCCTTGAGATACATGATTGTTGATGAAAACCTCACCAAAAAAGCGCGCCTTGCGCCTCTTGCTTTGATCCTCGCATCGTCAATTCCCTTGCATTCACAAGCAATTGAATCAGTGTCAAGCCCGCCAAATCAAGAAGAGTTTTTCAACGAAATTCGTCCTTCCTGAATCCTTCCCGCTTGTGGCCTTAAACTGCCGTTCGCCTCGCTGCCGAGCGCTGCGGCGGAGCGTTAGTTCCCGGATCCTTTTCTATTATGCTGTTTTAAAGCATGAGACAGAGTTGCTTTGTGCTCGGGAAAGACGAACAGCCCGCGCTGCTCATCTTTCCCTCTTCTTACGCGTCCTTATTCAGGATCGCGGATGGTGATCGCCGGGTTCATCGGGAAGAAGTTATGCGGCATGATATGCACGGTCTTCCATTCGGTCGACATAACAGGCCAGTCTTCGGTGCGGGGCACATGGTGGAAGCCCGCGGTGAACCACGTAACGATGCACTGATCCTGTAGCGGCGCGTCTTCCTTGACCCATTGCGCCAGCGTGTCGGAGCCGTCGCTTTGCAAAGCGAACTTGCCGCCAGCATAACGTTCCTCAGGCTCATGCACCGTGTTCCAAACCAAGTTCTCGATATAGGCGCTGCGGATCATCGGCGGGTCGTTCTCAAAGTCGAAAGGCCCATAGGCGACGCTGCCGTGGTGGATCATGTAGCCCGGCTTGTGCCCCAACGGCCCTTTGCGGTCGGGGTATTGCAGCATGAAGTAACGCGGCTTGAACGAAGACACCTGATAGGTCGCGTCGGCCTCGGATTTGGGCATGTTATGCTCGACCTTCCAAAGGGTCCGGCGGCGACTGTCCTCGGCCACTTCAGCGGGTACGATGTCCATCGTCATGAAGCGGTTGCTGGGCTGGTCGATGTCGAAATCGAGCCGGAAGTTGAAGTAGTGGTCATGGTTCGCCGCCACCAGATTGGGCGCGATCAGCGTGCCATATTCCGTCTCGCGCGCCGCCGAAGGATCGTCCATCGATGTCGCGTCAGCTTCTACGAGGTCAAAATTGCATGCTTGTTCACACTACGGACGCTCCAAAATTGGCAGTTTCTTCAAGGCTATATCGGTCAAAGGCATAGGAAATCATATGCATTTTAACACCCCTGATTCCACCCCTAAATTTTCTGGCTTGAGCGGGACAAACGTGGAACACGTTGGACAACCTAAAACTGAAACCTGAAAGATATCAGACCTATAGGACAAAGGCGGACTATCTTGGATAGCTGTAGTGGTGCCCGGGGGCGGAATCGAACCACCGACACGAGGATTTTCAATCCACTGCTCTACCCCTGAGCTACCCGGGCACGGGTCACCTCTTTCGAGGTCGGGTGAGCGGGTTCTAGGACCTGAGGCGCGGGGTGTCCAGCCCCATTTTACCCTGAAATTCACTTCTTTTCGAGAAGGGCAAATTATCTTGCGTTAATGGGGCTTTACGGGGCTGTCTTGTACTGCTTCGGCGGCCACATTGGCCGCCTCGACATCATCGGGATCGCGTGACGGGACGGCATAGCTGCCGTTAAACCAGCGGCCCAGATCGATGTCGGCGCAGCGGCGCGAGCAGAAGGGGCGGTGCGCTTTGACGGTCTCAGCTTTGCAGATCGGGCAGCTCATTCGCCACCCCCTGCAAGAACCTCCGCCAGCACCGGGCGGGCGCGTTTGCGCTGCAATTCGTAATGGCCCAGCGGTGTCCAACCGACCAGCGTCGTGTCCACATCATCGGCGCGGAAAGCGGCACGTAGCGCGCTTTCAAAGGTACGACGATCCTTCTTGGGCATGGGAGCGAGATCGAGGGTGATCTGCCCGCCAAGACCGCGCAGACGCAGAGCGCGGGGCAGAGCGCGGGCGCAGGCCATATTGGCCTTCACGCCAGCAGCGAGCGATGCATCACTTCCGGTGTTAACGTCCACAGCCACAAGCGCGCGGGTCGGCTCAACAAAGATCGACGCTCCGTTGCCAAGCGGCACTTGCGGCGAGGACAGGCGGTCAAGCTCTTCCAAAACACCATGGTCGCTGAAGCCCCCGGCTTCGGTCACGACCTCGGCCGGTGCAGTCCAATCACGCCATGCCAACAGATGCGGGCCATCACCTTCGCTCAGCACTTCCATCTCCTGCCCGTCATCACTGGCGACGGTATCCGCAAGCGCCAGCATATTTGCGATATCCTCGGCAATATCATCGGCATCGGCCCCGGCGCAGGAGGAGCGCAGGATCAGCCCCAAATCGGCCCCGCCTGCGGCTTCATGGGCGATTTCAAGCAGCCGGTCGCGTTCTTCCTCGTCTTTGATGGAGCGCGAGATGTTCAGCCCCGGTGCATCGGGCGTCACGATGGCATAGCGCGATTTGAACAGCAGCTTGTTGGTCACCGGGATCGCCTTGCCCGGCTCGGCATGGCCCGAGACCTGCACAAGGATCGTCTGACCGGGCGCGAGACCTTTGATCTGTCGCAAGAATGCCGCGCCGTCTGGGGTCTTGAGGAACATGCCCCCCTGCCCCTTCACCGGACGATCCGCAATGGCGCGATAAACGGTGCCAACGCGCGGCGCGTCGCTGTCTACAAGAAAGTCATCGAGCTTGCCGTCCACCATGAGTGCAGCGGCTTCAACATCGCCAAGATGGTCGAGAATGATCGTTCGGCCCTTCATGCGGCACCTCCGTCAAATGGGTAGCCTGCCGCTTGCAGCAGGTTCGCAGCCT is a window of Sulfitobacter sp. W027 DNA encoding:
- a CDS encoding DNA gyrase inhibitor YacG — encoded protein: MSCPICKAETVKAHRPFCSRRCADIDLGRWFNGSYAVPSRDPDDVEAANVAAEAVQDSPVKPH
- a CDS encoding ribonuclease E/G, coding for MKGRTIILDHLGDVEAAALMVDGKLDDFLVDSDAPRVGTVYRAIADRPVKGQGGMFLKTPDGAAFLRQIKGLAPGQTILVQVSGHAEPGKAIPVTNKLLFKSRYAIVTPDAPGLNISRSIKDEEERDRLLEIAHEAAGGADLGLILRSSCAGADADDIAEDIANMLALADTVASDDGQEMEVLSEGDGPHLLAWRDWTAPAEVVTEAGGFSDHGVLEELDRLSSPQVPLGNGASIFVEPTRALVAVDVNTGSDASLAAGVKANMACARALPRALRLRGLGGQITLDLAPMPKKDRRTFESALRAAFRADDVDTTLVGWTPLGHYELQRKRARPVLAEVLAGGGE